One Acutalibacter muris DNA window includes the following coding sequences:
- a CDS encoding ABC transporter permease, which yields MRKYLAFFITRFNMGLQYRVAALAGLACQFFWGAMAILAFKAFYDTDPASFPMTLPAMSSYIWLQQALLTLLTMGGIDNEFFNVIENGNVAYELCRPVDVYAMWYSRSAATRVSNALLRCIPVLIVAALIPAPYGLMAPPDLLTFLTFLLSLLLALAVINSMGMIVYMITFHTITPRGVRLIAVNICDFFSGDIIPLPFFPAGFKEFVELLPFSATANVPLRIYSGDLHGPEMVKLLLLQAFWAVVLIAVGKVIEQRELRRVTIQGG from the coding sequence ATGAGAAAATACTTAGCATTTTTCATAACACGCTTCAATATGGGTCTACAGTACCGTGTGGCGGCTCTGGCGGGCCTTGCCTGCCAGTTCTTCTGGGGGGCTATGGCAATACTGGCGTTCAAGGCCTTCTACGACACGGACCCCGCCTCCTTCCCCATGACCCTGCCCGCCATGTCCAGCTATATCTGGCTCCAGCAGGCCTTACTTACACTTTTGACTATGGGCGGCATAGACAACGAGTTCTTCAACGTCATAGAGAACGGCAACGTGGCCTATGAGCTCTGCCGCCCGGTGGACGTGTACGCCATGTGGTACTCCCGCTCGGCGGCCACAAGGGTGTCGAACGCGCTCTTACGGTGCATACCTGTGCTGATAGTCGCCGCCCTTATCCCGGCCCCCTACGGCCTAATGGCTCCGCCGGACCTGCTAACTTTCCTGACCTTTCTGCTGTCCCTGCTGCTGGCCCTGGCGGTAATAAACTCCATGGGCATGATAGTGTACATGATAACCTTCCACACCATCACCCCTCGTGGGGTAAGGCTCATCGCGGTCAATATCTGCGACTTCTTCTCTGGGGATATAATCCCGCTGCCCTTCTTCCCGGCGGGCTTCAAGGAGTTCGTGGAGCTCCTGCCCTTCTCGGCCACGGCCAACGTGCCCCTGCGCATCTACTCCGGGGACCTGCACGGCCCGGAGATGGTGAAGCTCCTGCTCTTGCAGGCGTTCTGGGCCGTGGTGCTCATAGCTGTGGGAAAGGTAATTGAGCAGAGAGAGCTCAGACGAGTAACTATCCAAGGAGGTTGA
- a CDS encoding ABC transporter permease yields MKLYLKYFEIHLKSVMQFKGSFITTLISQFLTSFTVFLGITFMFGRFHMVHDFTYQEVILCYAIMLMGFSLSQLLASGFKVFDTMIANGQFDRILCRPRNEIFQVLSQRVDFVRLGMLFQAVVMLIYGLITCPVDWSFLRVLTVILMILGGFVLFSALFLLDGSIAFFTLQGLEVMNVFTYGAIEHGKYPLSIYGREMLTFCTFVVPYALVQYYPLTYVLGRSDRAWYMLLPILACLFAVPCWVVWRIGVHKYKSTGS; encoded by the coding sequence ATGAAACTATATCTAAAATACTTCGAGATACACCTGAAAAGCGTCATGCAGTTCAAGGGCTCCTTCATCACCACCCTGATATCCCAGTTTTTGACCTCCTTCACGGTGTTCCTGGGGATAACCTTCATGTTTGGGCGCTTCCACATGGTCCACGACTTCACCTATCAGGAGGTAATCCTTTGCTATGCCATAATGTTAATGGGCTTCAGCCTGTCCCAGCTTTTGGCCTCGGGCTTCAAGGTCTTCGACACCATGATAGCAAACGGCCAGTTCGACCGCATACTCTGCCGCCCCAGAAACGAGATATTCCAGGTGCTCTCACAGCGGGTGGACTTCGTGCGCCTGGGGATGCTGTTCCAGGCCGTGGTGATGCTTATCTACGGCCTTATCACCTGCCCGGTGGACTGGAGCTTTCTCCGGGTACTGACAGTAATACTCATGATACTGGGCGGCTTCGTCCTGTTTTCGGCCCTGTTCCTGCTGGACGGCTCCATCGCCTTTTTCACTCTCCAGGGCCTAGAGGTGATGAACGTGTTCACCTACGGGGCCATCGAGCACGGCAAGTATCCGCTGTCAATATATGGCAGGGAGATGCTCACCTTCTGCACCTTCGTGGTGCCCTACGCCCTGGTGCAGTATTATCCCCTGACCTACGTGCTGGGCCGTTCGGACCGGGCCTGGTATATGCTGCTGCCAATCCTGGCCTGCCTGTTCGCGGTGCCCTGTTGGGTGGTCTGGCGCATAGGCGTACACAAGTACAAGTCTACAGGTTCCTGA
- a CDS encoding GNAT family N-acetyltransferase, whose translation MIETNDLILDKAKQEDWLSMYKNVWSRSESFQYMVIENSPNQQEAQARMERTIAFQQGRESYTVYLKSTREAIGFTGIAPLEGNTWEETGICIGPDFWGRGYGWQILRALLAHAKELGAKEFVYSSWAENLASRALAAKAGFVQYGTEKHVREHDGKEYTLLKFKLSLADKTDWLFRTPEGICHVRVAAVLIRGGRLLAQKSGGTYALPGGHLRFGETTVEALVRELKEEMGVEAACRRLLWTEENFWRWGDREAHNLCYYYLIDANGSAPEEGVLMRDNDSVTFHWLPIAELDGVEIYPTFLKNELPNLSDYPKHFIRRD comes from the coding sequence ATGATAGAGACAAATGACCTGATACTGGACAAGGCAAAGCAGGAGGACTGGCTCTCCATGTACAAAAATGTCTGGAGCCGCTCGGAGTCCTTCCAATATATGGTAATCGAGAACAGTCCAAACCAACAGGAGGCCCAGGCACGCATGGAGCGCACCATCGCTTTTCAGCAGGGCCGCGAGTCTTATACAGTCTATCTCAAATCTACCCGCGAGGCCATCGGCTTCACAGGCATAGCCCCGCTGGAGGGCAATACCTGGGAGGAGACCGGCATCTGCATCGGTCCCGACTTTTGGGGGCGGGGCTACGGCTGGCAGATTCTTCGGGCGCTCCTTGCCCACGCCAAAGAGCTAGGAGCGAAGGAGTTTGTCTACTCCTCTTGGGCGGAGAACCTTGCGTCCCGGGCTCTGGCAGCAAAGGCGGGGTTTGTGCAGTACGGCACGGAAAAGCACGTCAGGGAGCACGACGGCAAAGAGTACACTCTCCTAAAGTTCAAGCTGTCCCTGGCGGATAAAACCGACTGGCTCTTTAGGACCCCAGAGGGTATCTGCCACGTCCGCGTGGCGGCGGTGCTAATACGCGGCGGCAGGCTTCTTGCGCAGAAAAGCGGCGGGACTTATGCCCTGCCTGGCGGGCATCTGCGCTTTGGCGAAACCACTGTGGAGGCGCTCGTCCGAGAGCTTAAAGAGGAGATGGGCGTGGAGGCTGCCTGTCGGCGGCTGCTATGGACCGAGGAGAATTTCTGGCGGTGGGGGGATAGGGAGGCACATAATCTGTGCTACTATTATCTTATTGATGCCAACGGTTCCGCGCCCGAGGAGGGCGTGCTTATGCGGGATAACGACTCCGTGACCTTTCACTGGCTGCCAATAGCAGAGCTGGACGGAGTGGAGATATACCCGACCTTCTTAAAGAACGAGCTACCGAACCTCTCAGACTACCCTAAACACTTTATACGTAGAGATTAA
- a CDS encoding ABC transporter permease gives MRSFLTMLGIIIGIASIISIVSTIKGTNEQIKQNLIGAGNNVTRIQLYHSTDGNYPYTMDEGIPDGVPLITEETMGAILDLPEVESAAAYNKRSYNASFFYGNATLSGCPTFGVDNAYFGTCGYTIKKGRLFVPNDIDDFRPVVILDENAAKSLFQGEDPIGKTIECNSIALTVVGVVELDTKFEPVINSMEDYWIYANSQNSSAVFLPNSLWPALFAYDEPQEVAVQVSYTEAMSSVGKAVADLLNTYNTNTNGIVYKAEDTLEQAKELQDLSNATNQQLVWIASISLLVGGIGVMNIMLVSVTERTREIGLKKAIGAKKSRILWQFLTEAAVLTSMGGVLGVGTGIGLAEIISRVAQTPVAISVPAIIFGVVFSMIIGIIFGLIPSVKAANLNPIDALRHE, from the coding sequence ATGCGCTCGTTTCTGACAATGCTGGGCATAATCATCGGTATCGCCTCCATCATCTCCATCGTGTCCACCATAAAGGGCACCAACGAGCAGATAAAACAGAACCTTATCGGCGCGGGCAACAATGTGACAAGGATTCAGCTGTACCACTCCACGGACGGCAACTACCCCTATACCATGGACGAGGGCATCCCCGACGGCGTGCCCCTTATTACCGAGGAGACCATGGGGGCCATACTGGATCTGCCAGAAGTGGAATCGGCGGCAGCCTATAACAAGCGGTCCTATAACGCCAGCTTCTTTTACGGCAACGCCACTCTTTCGGGCTGCCCCACCTTTGGGGTGGACAACGCCTATTTTGGCACTTGCGGCTATACCATTAAAAAGGGACGGCTCTTCGTGCCAAACGATATAGACGATTTTAGGCCGGTGGTGATACTGGACGAAAACGCCGCCAAAAGCCTGTTCCAGGGGGAGGACCCCATCGGCAAGACCATAGAGTGCAACTCCATCGCCCTGACGGTGGTGGGAGTTGTGGAGCTGGACACCAAGTTCGAGCCGGTTATAAACTCCATGGAGGACTACTGGATCTATGCCAACTCACAGAATTCCAGCGCGGTCTTTCTTCCAAATTCCCTGTGGCCGGCGCTGTTTGCCTATGACGAGCCACAGGAGGTGGCCGTGCAGGTCAGCTATACCGAGGCCATGTCCAGTGTGGGAAAAGCGGTAGCCGACCTTCTGAACACCTATAACACCAACACGAACGGCATCGTCTATAAGGCCGAGGACACTCTGGAGCAGGCAAAGGAGTTGCAGGACCTTTCTAACGCCACGAACCAGCAGCTGGTGTGGATAGCCAGCATCTCCCTTTTGGTGGGCGGCATCGGCGTTATGAACATCATGCTGGTATCGGTAACGGAGCGTACCCGCGAGATCGGCCTGAAGAAGGCCATCGGGGCGAAGAAGAGCCGGATACTCTGGCAGTTTTTGACGGAGGCCGCAGTGCTCACCAGCATGGGCGGCGTGCTGGGCGTGGGGACCGGGATAGGGCTTGCGGAGATAATCTCCCGGGTGGCCCAGACGCCGGTGGCAATAAGCGTGCCGGCCATTATATTCGGCGTGGTGTTCTCGATGATTATCGGGATAATCTTTGGGCTGATACCGTCGGTGAAGGCGGCGAATCTGAACCCGATTGACGCGCTGAGGCACGAGTAA
- a CDS encoding ABC transporter ATP-binding protein, with protein MMLELRDIYKTYLQGKMEVPVLGGISLTVSEGEYLAIMGPSGSGKTTLMNIIGCLDSATSGEYILEGEDIAAVSEKRMSEVRLKSIGFVFQSFYLLSRQSALENVALPLLYAGVRKRERNEIARRALERVGLGDRTDFKPTQLSGGQCQRVAIARAIVNNPKILLADEPTGALDTRSGEQIMEIFKSLNQEGVTIVMITHEPEIAAHAKRTLHIRDGLLLGPDGRPIKPKAAPQAEPAPPAPKPSQAAIPAPQKVKKPRQSLVPPKLPHMPGRHKPDPEKGQSPESGQEPAPAPRAPEPQAPPAPAPKQEPSNPKTQKPQEEISGQSIIASLERMAAAGREGADHEE; from the coding sequence ATGATGTTAGAGCTTCGCGATATCTATAAGACCTATTTACAGGGCAAGATGGAGGTGCCGGTGCTGGGCGGCATATCCCTTACGGTCAGCGAGGGGGAGTACCTGGCGATAATGGGCCCCTCGGGTTCCGGCAAAACCACCCTTATGAATATCATCGGCTGTCTTGACAGCGCCACCTCCGGGGAATATATTCTGGAGGGGGAGGACATTGCCGCCGTCAGCGAGAAGCGTATGTCCGAGGTGCGCCTTAAAAGCATAGGCTTCGTGTTCCAGAGCTTCTACCTACTGTCCCGCCAGTCGGCCCTTGAGAACGTGGCCCTGCCCCTTCTCTATGCCGGGGTACGCAAGCGGGAGCGCAACGAGATAGCCCGCAGGGCCTTGGAGCGGGTGGGCCTTGGAGACCGCACGGACTTTAAGCCCACCCAGCTCTCCGGCGGCCAGTGCCAGCGGGTGGCCATAGCCAGGGCCATTGTAAATAATCCCAAGATACTCCTGGCCGACGAGCCCACGGGCGCGTTGGACACCCGCTCCGGCGAGCAGATAATGGAGATATTCAAGAGCCTGAACCAAGAGGGCGTCACAATAGTCATGATAACCCACGAGCCGGAAATAGCCGCCCACGCGAAGCGCACCCTGCACATCAGGGACGGCCTGCTGCTGGGCCCGGACGGCAGGCCCATAAAGCCCAAGGCCGCGCCCCAGGCAGAGCCGGCCCCGCCCGCGCCCAAACCGTCCCAGGCCGCTATACCGGCTCCCCAGAAGGTGAAGAAGCCGCGGCAATCCCTTGTGCCGCCAAAGCTGCCCCATATGCCTGGGCGGCACAAGCCGGACCCCGAAAAGGGGCAATCTCCCGAAAGCGGACAGGAGCCGGCGCCCGCCCCAAGGGCCCCGGAGCCCCAGGCTCCCCCGGCCCCTGCTCCCAAACAGGAGCCTTCAAATCCGAAGACCCAAAAGCCCCAGGAGGAAATCAGCGGCCAGAGCATTATCGCCTCTTTAGAGCGCATGGCCGCCGCAGGAAGGGAGGGGGCGGACCATGAAGAATAA
- a CDS encoding efflux RND transporter periplasmic adaptor subunit, giving the protein MDKDNRNMEHKPEQDPKAAPPRSPAPKHAAPPQAAPKPSQSAAQKPSPQPAASQTDAPKNTAQKAVAPQAAAQQNAAPQNMAPQPAAPYEAAHMAPKSTNLPMRRAQGHRLDGKAKGLIAAGIIVLVILVGLCVWFFGLRGYFAAQNASPVYVTPVSSITGVMSDLDPRYSGLVEPQKITKVNKDDTRTVSEVLVHEGDMVTAGQALFSYDTGEMDLSIRQAELELEGIANELTVLNDNKTQLEKEQKEASKDDQFKYTVEIQSVELQIKSREYDRSVKQSELDKLRDSLENNQVFSEVDGTVQEIHTTPATDSQGNPLPFMSILSSGEFRIKGTVTEMNLNSLSEGQTVTVRSRVDPDSRWTGMIESIEHEPVQDNNNMYDYGGGGEKASKYNFFVTLDAPEGLILGQHVYIEPDTGASVSRTGMWLPEMYLVVEEDGSGYVWARGEDERLEKRPVMLGQYDAGEGLYEIISGLAASDYITIPAEDLIEGGPTTTDASAMTIPGGDEPAVDPGLDPGVDPGVDPGVDSGVDSGVDPGLGYDEGAVPVIPEGGEDETDPLPDDDNAIMPRGGDDVGGEPVQ; this is encoded by the coding sequence ATGGATAAGGATAATCGGAACATGGAACATAAGCCCGAACAGGACCCCAAGGCCGCGCCGCCACGGTCCCCCGCCCCAAAACACGCCGCGCCGCCCCAGGCCGCCCCAAAGCCATCGCAGAGCGCTGCGCAGAAGCCCTCCCCGCAGCCTGCGGCGTCGCAAACTGATGCGCCAAAAAATACGGCACAGAAGGCTGTCGCGCCGCAAGCTGCGGCGCAGCAAAACGCGGCGCCGCAAAATATGGCTCCACAGCCTGCCGCACCCTATGAGGCGGCGCATATGGCTCCGAAATCCACAAACCTGCCAATGCGCAGGGCCCAGGGACATAGGCTGGACGGCAAGGCAAAGGGGCTTATCGCCGCGGGGATAATCGTACTGGTAATCCTTGTGGGCCTATGCGTATGGTTCTTCGGCCTTCGGGGCTACTTCGCCGCCCAGAACGCCTCCCCGGTCTATGTTACCCCCGTATCCTCCATTACCGGCGTGATGTCGGACCTAGACCCCAGGTACTCGGGGCTGGTGGAGCCCCAGAAGATAACCAAGGTCAATAAGGACGATACCCGCACCGTTTCAGAGGTGCTGGTCCATGAGGGGGACATGGTCACCGCCGGACAGGCGCTTTTCAGCTATGACACCGGGGAGATGGATCTGTCCATACGTCAGGCGGAGCTGGAGCTGGAGGGTATTGCCAACGAGCTGACGGTCCTTAACGACAATAAGACCCAGCTTGAGAAGGAGCAGAAGGAGGCCAGCAAGGACGACCAGTTCAAGTACACCGTGGAGATACAGTCCGTGGAGCTTCAGATAAAGTCCAGGGAGTATGACCGCTCGGTAAAGCAGTCGGAGCTTGACAAGCTTCGGGATTCCCTTGAGAATAACCAGGTTTTCTCCGAGGTGGACGGCACCGTTCAGGAAATACACACGACCCCCGCCACTGACTCCCAGGGCAACCCTTTGCCCTTTATGAGCATACTCTCCTCCGGGGAGTTCAGGATAAAGGGCACCGTCACCGAGATGAACCTTAACTCCCTCTCAGAGGGCCAGACCGTCACGGTGCGCTCCCGGGTGGACCCAGACAGCCGCTGGACCGGCATGATAGAGTCCATCGAGCATGAGCCGGTGCAGGACAACAACAATATGTATGACTACGGCGGCGGCGGCGAGAAGGCCTCCAAGTACAACTTCTTTGTGACCCTTGACGCTCCCGAGGGGCTTATCCTTGGCCAGCACGTGTATATTGAGCCGGACACTGGAGCCTCTGTTTCCCGCACGGGCATGTGGCTGCCCGAGATGTACCTGGTGGTAGAGGAGGACGGCAGCGGATATGTCTGGGCACGGGGCGAGGACGAGAGGCTTGAGAAGCGTCCGGTGATGCTGGGCCAGTACGACGCCGGAGAGGGGCTTTATGAGATAATCAGCGGCCTTGCGGCCTCCGACTACATCACCATACCCGCAGAGGACCTGATAGAGGGCGGGCCCACCACCACCGACGCGTCCGCCATGACCATACCAGGCGGTGATGAGCCTGCCGTTGACCCGGGCTTGGATCCGGGTGTTGACCCGGGCGTAGACCCTGGTGTGGATTCTGGTGTGGATTCTGGTGTTGACCCGGGCCTGGGCTATGACGAGGGCGCTGTGCCCGTAATTCCCGAGGGCGGCGAGGACGAAACGGACCCGTTGCCAGATGACGATAACGCCATCATGCCCCGAGGCGGCGACGATGTTGGGGGTGAGCCGGTACAATGA
- a CDS encoding ribonuclease H1 domain-containing protein, translated as MAKKFYAVRVGRDGPGIYDAWDQCRTQVHGVAGAVYKSFPTREEAESFLSGGEAEADTAQPDPEGAIAYVDGSYDSATGDFSCGAVLFLNGGEITFSERFHDPELSSMHNVAGEIMGALTVIRYCLEQGVPALTIYHDYEGVGRWADGGWKANKPGTQSYAAECRAARRSMKLRFVKVKGHSGDKYNDTADALARKALGL; from the coding sequence ATGGCGAAAAAATTTTACGCTGTCCGTGTGGGCAGAGACGGCCCGGGCATATATGACGCCTGGGACCAGTGCAGGACACAGGTCCACGGCGTGGCGGGGGCCGTATACAAAAGCTTCCCCACCAGGGAGGAGGCCGAGTCTTTCCTCAGTGGCGGGGAGGCTGAAGCTGATACCGCGCAGCCAGACCCGGAGGGCGCGATAGCCTATGTGGACGGCAGCTACGACAGTGCTACCGGGGACTTCTCCTGCGGGGCGGTACTTTTCCTGAACGGCGGGGAGATCACCTTTTCAGAGCGTTTTCACGACCCGGAGCTGTCGAGTATGCACAACGTGGCCGGGGAGATAATGGGAGCGCTCACCGTCATACGCTACTGCCTGGAGCAGGGTGTCCCAGCCCTTACAATATACCACGACTACGAGGGCGTGGGCCGCTGGGCGGACGGCGGGTGGAAAGCAAACAAGCCCGGCACCCAGAGCTATGCCGCAGAGTGCCGGGCCGCAAGGCGGTCCATGAAGCTGAGATTCGTGAAGGTAAAGGGCCACTCCGGGGATAAGTACAACGATACGGCGGACGCCCTGGCCCGGAAAGCCCTGGGGCTATAG
- a CDS encoding MalY/PatB family protein produces the protein MKYDFTTLIDRSTHGSGKWDGMREKKPELKYSPVPLSVADMEFKNPPEIAEGLKEFMDTHILGYTGPTKEYYDAVCAWMERRHNWHIEPDWIVGTHGVVEALKVSVEAYCKPGEGVITFTPVYYPFYMAIEGHGCKVARCPLIYKDNTYIIDFDLFEKLCAEENNKMLLLCSPHNPVGRVWSAEELTRICDICRKHKVRIISDEIHFDIIMPGFKHTTIHNVAKPSDNIIVCTAPSKTFNLATMQTSNIIIPDEEDRKRFKEILGFGGPSALGLEACRIAYTRCEEWAKEMVQVIDGNRQAAVDFIAERLPEIKAIELQGTYLLWLDCTALGKNKEELENMMVEAELFLDEGYMFGDEGIGFERVNLAVPRDELMKALERLEKAVKG, from the coding sequence ATGAAGTACGATTTCACCACACTTATCGACCGTTCTACCCACGGCAGCGGCAAGTGGGACGGTATGCGCGAAAAGAAGCCGGAGCTTAAATACAGCCCGGTGCCCCTCTCTGTAGCGGACATGGAGTTCAAGAATCCCCCGGAGATTGCCGAGGGACTTAAGGAGTTTATGGACACCCATATCCTGGGCTATACCGGGCCCACCAAAGAGTATTACGACGCGGTCTGCGCCTGGATGGAGCGGCGGCATAACTGGCATATCGAGCCCGATTGGATAGTGGGCACCCACGGGGTCGTGGAGGCACTGAAGGTCTCGGTGGAGGCCTACTGTAAGCCCGGGGAGGGCGTTATCACCTTCACGCCGGTGTACTATCCCTTCTACATGGCTATCGAGGGCCACGGCTGCAAAGTCGCCCGCTGCCCGCTGATATATAAGGACAACACATATATCATCGACTTCGACCTGTTTGAAAAGCTCTGCGCCGAAGAAAACAACAAAATGCTGCTCCTTTGCAGCCCCCATAACCCTGTGGGCCGGGTCTGGAGCGCGGAGGAGCTTACAAGGATATGCGATATCTGCCGGAAGCATAAGGTGCGCATTATAAGCGACGAGATACATTTCGACATCATCATGCCCGGGTTTAAGCACACCACCATACATAACGTGGCGAAGCCCTCTGACAACATTATAGTGTGCACCGCCCCCAGCAAGACCTTTAACCTCGCCACCATGCAGACCTCGAATATCATTATCCCCGATGAGGAGGACAGAAAGCGCTTTAAGGAGATACTCGGCTTTGGCGGGCCCTCGGCCCTTGGTCTTGAGGCCTGCCGCATTGCCTATACCCGCTGTGAGGAGTGGGCAAAGGAAATGGTCCAGGTCATCGACGGCAACCGTCAGGCGGCGGTGGATTTCATAGCCGAAAGACTGCCCGAGATAAAGGCCATCGAATTGCAGGGCACCTATCTCCTTTGGCTGGACTGCACGGCCCTTGGAAAGAACAAGGAGGAGCTGGAAAATATGATGGTAGAGGCCGAACTGTTCCTGGACGAGGGGTATATGTTCGGGGACGAGGGCATCGGCTTCGAGCGGGTGAATCTGGCCGTGCCCAGGGACGAGCTTATGAAGGCCCTCGAGCGGCTTGAAAAGGCTGTTAAGGGATAA
- a CDS encoding PHP domain-containing protein — MEQFADLHVHTNLSDGSDSVHEVLALTARNNVEFLSVTDHNTVAAYTEDTFREADRLGVKLIPGVELDVIHEGKQYHMLGFGVDVKDRCLLDICAHNADMQEGYNLDLLRRMELDSLGVAEADYNGYEIPGGRGGWRLLNYLMDIGLTGSLLEGLKYYGQYGFKTNTIKFISLKEAIETVRGAGGVPILAHPGEQIPYDQYGGDNAGFWSELEGILQAGIEGVECIHPLHGFGLQRELLALCRERGLYISGGTDYHGSFFSKQKQVIGGQFVSLDSVSKLINHIID, encoded by the coding sequence ATGGAACAGTTTGCCGATTTGCACGTGCACACAAATCTGTCCGACGGCAGCGATTCGGTACATGAGGTACTGGCGCTGACGGCACGGAATAACGTTGAATTTCTGTCCGTAACCGACCACAACACCGTAGCGGCGTACACTGAGGACACGTTCCGCGAAGCAGACAGGCTTGGCGTGAAGCTGATACCCGGGGTGGAGTTGGACGTTATCCATGAGGGGAAACAGTACCATATGCTGGGCTTCGGGGTTGACGTAAAGGACAGGTGTCTGCTTGACATATGCGCCCATAACGCTGATATGCAGGAGGGGTATAACCTCGACCTGCTCCGGCGCATGGAGCTGGACAGCCTTGGCGTGGCCGAGGCTGATTATAACGGGTACGAGATACCGGGCGGCCGGGGCGGCTGGAGGCTGCTGAACTATCTCATGGACATCGGACTTACCGGCTCGCTTTTAGAGGGGCTGAAGTATTACGGCCAGTACGGGTTTAAGACCAATACCATCAAGTTTATTAGCCTTAAAGAGGCCATAGAGACCGTCAGGGGTGCGGGCGGCGTGCCTATACTCGCCCATCCGGGGGAGCAGATACCCTATGACCAGTACGGCGGGGACAACGCCGGGTTCTGGTCGGAGCTTGAGGGCATTTTGCAGGCGGGCATAGAGGGCGTGGAGTGCATACACCCCCTCCACGGCTTCGGGCTCCAGCGGGAGCTTCTGGCCCTGTGCCGGGAGCGGGGGCTGTATATCTCCGGCGGAACGGACTATCATGGCAGCTTTTTCAGCAAGCAGAAGCAGGTTATCGGGGGCCAGTTTGTAAGCCTGGACTCCGTTTCAAAACTAATAAATCATATTATAGATTAA
- a CDS encoding class I SAM-dependent methyltransferase encodes MGDNRDAWAENQSGLSQFFREHPEVVRTLDEADNMSLNGADLACKSALYKERGLLREAAELFRLAWRKCYPADYVREFESHLDFIAKELAGCPGRVVDIASGRGMLVERLLCGLNTKVTATDVSESVLEDHLGCRFPGQIKSGQLKLTACDAKALPFPDGSVAAVTTCLGLQNIPGPERVIRELRRVCSGKLYALCEFFPEDDRENQEAAKALGLEGAYSQDRLAELMEGCGWRVSCHEGARIKLPPTPVGVVAPGAEFDALPVVETETRFVTFICD; translated from the coding sequence ATGGGCGATAACAGAGACGCTTGGGCGGAAAACCAGAGCGGGCTCTCACAGTTTTTCCGGGAGCACCCGGAGGTTGTCAGGACCCTGGACGAAGCTGATAATATGAGCCTTAACGGCGCGGACCTGGCCTGCAAGTCGGCGCTCTATAAGGAGCGGGGGCTTCTTCGGGAGGCGGCGGAGCTGTTCCGGCTTGCCTGGCGGAAATGCTACCCGGCGGATTATGTACGCGAATTCGAGAGCCATCTGGACTTTATCGCCAAAGAGCTGGCGGGCTGCCCCGGCCGGGTGGTGGACATCGCCAGCGGGCGGGGTATGCTGGTGGAACGGCTGCTCTGTGGGCTAAACACGAAAGTGACCGCCACTGACGTCTCCGAAAGCGTCCTTGAGGACCACCTGGGGTGCAGGTTCCCGGGACAGATCAAAAGCGGGCAGCTGAAGCTTACCGCCTGCGACGCAAAGGCGCTTCCCTTCCCCGACGGCTCCGTTGCCGCTGTCACCACCTGTCTGGGGCTTCAGAACATTCCCGGGCCGGAGCGGGTGATCAGGGAGCTGCGGCGGGTGTGCAGTGGAAAGCTCTATGCCCTTTGCGAATTCTTCCCCGAGGACGACCGGGAGAACCAGGAGGCCGCAAAGGCCCTGGGCCTTGAAGGGGCGTACTCTCAGGACAGGCTGGCGGAGCTCATGGAGGGCTGCGGCTGGCGGGTAAGCTGCCACGAGGGCGCACGCATTAAGCTGCCGCCCACGCCGGTGGGCGTGGTGGCGCCGGGGGCGGAGTTCGACGCGCTGCCGGTTGTGGAAACAGAAACCAGATTTGTCACGTTTATATGCGACTAG
- the nth gene encoding endonuclease III codes for MDTQELAIKAVHALKEEYPDALCSLDYEDPLQLLISVRLAAQCTDARVNLVTPALFERFPTLEAFCDGTEEEIGELIHSCGFFRAKARDILGACRKIRDEFGGRVPDNMEDLLSLPGVGRKTANLILGDVYHKPAVVTDTHCIRISGRLGLTKNKAPEKVERDLRAVLPPEESNNFCHRLVLHGRAVCIARKALCEKCCMKEFCRRVGVE; via the coding sequence ATGGATACCCAGGAACTGGCCATAAAAGCCGTACACGCCCTGAAAGAGGAATATCCCGACGCGCTGTGCTCGCTGGACTATGAGGACCCGCTGCAGCTGCTTATCTCCGTAAGATTAGCGGCCCAATGCACGGACGCCAGGGTGAACCTGGTAACCCCGGCCCTGTTTGAGCGGTTTCCCACCCTTGAGGCCTTCTGTGACGGCACCGAGGAGGAGATAGGGGAGCTTATACACTCCTGCGGGTTCTTTAGAGCCAAGGCCCGGGATATTCTCGGGGCCTGCCGGAAGATAAGGGACGAGTTCGGCGGGCGGGTGCCGGACAATATGGAGGACCTTCTCAGCCTGCCCGGCGTGGGCAGAAAGACCGCAAACCTTATCCTGGGCGACGTGTACCATAAGCCCGCCGTGGTCACCGACACCCACTGCATACGCATCTCCGGGCGGTTGGGGCTCACAAAGAACAAGGCCCCTGAGAAGGTAGAGCGGGACCTGCGGGCGGTGCTGCCCCCGGAGGAGTCCAATAATTTCTGCCACAGGCTGGTGCTCCACGGCCGGGCGGTGTGCATTGCACGCAAGGCCCTGTGCGAGAAGTGCTGCATGAAGGAGTTTTGCAGGAGGGTGGGGGTGGAGTAA